The sequence TAGTTTCCTGATCTGGCGGCTGACCGGCGGCAAGGTGCATGCGACCGACGCCACCAATGCCGGCCGCACACTGTTGTTCGACATCGGCAAGAACCAGTGGGATGCGGGCCTGCTGGAGCTGTTCGACGTTCCGGCGGCTTTGCTGCCCGAGGTCAAGGATTGCGCCGATGATTTCGGGGTCACCGAGCCGGGCCTGTTCGGCGCCGCGATCCCCATCCTTGGCGTCGCCGGCGACCAGCATGCCGCCACCATCGGCCAGGCCTGTTTCGAGCCGGGCATGATGAAATCGACCTACGGTACGGGCTGCTTTGCCCTGCTCAATACCGGCGCCGACATGGTGCGCAGCAAGAACCGGCTCTTGACGACCATTGCCTACCGGCTCGATGGCAAGACCAGCTATGCCCTTGAAGGCTCGATCTTTATTGCAGGCGCCGCCGTGCAATGGATCCGCGACGGACTGAAGCTGGTCAAGCAGGCCAGCGAAACCGGACCACTGGCGCGCAGTGCCGACCCCAGCCAGAACGTCTACATGGTCCCCGCCTTCGTCGGGCTGGGAGCACCATGGTGGGATGCCGAGGCGCGCGGGGCAATCTATGGCCTGACGCGCAATTCCGGCCCGGCGGAAATCGCCAAGGCGGCGCTGGAAGCGGTGTGCTACCAGACGCGCGACCTGCTCCAAGCCATGCACAGGGACTGGAAGGGCGGCGGCGACACGGTGCTGCGCGTCGATGGCGGCATGGTGGCGTCGGACTGGACCATGCAGTTCCTCGCCGACGTGCTCGACGCGCCGGTCGATCGGCCGGTGATCCTCGAGACCACGGCGCTGGGGGCTGCCTGGCTGGCGGGGGCGAAGGCTGGGGTCTGGCCCGGGATGGAGGAGTTTGCGGCGGGCTGGGCCAAGGACCAAAGGTTCGAACCGCAGATGGACGCGGCCGAGCGCAAGCGCAAGATCAAGGGCTGGGACGTGGCCGTTCGGCGCACGCTGCTGCAGTAGCGCTCGGGCTCCCCGCGCCTACCCCTGCCACGCCTCGAAGCTGCCGCCGGCGATCATGGCCCAATAGAGCTTGCCACCTGAACTGCGAGCGGCGGCGAGGCCGAATTCGACGAAGCGGTGGCTGAGCAGGGTGCTGCGGTGGCCCGATGAATCCATCCAGCCACCGATGACGCCCTGCAGGTCCTTGTAGCCCTTACCGACATTCTCGCCGACGGCCCCAAGGTACCCCGCGGCTGTGACGCGCTGGCGCAGGGTGACGCCCAGGTCGTGGCTCATGGTGTTCTTCTGCGCCATGAGGCGAGCCTGCGAGCGGGCTGCCTCTTCGAGCCTGACATTGTAGGTCCAGGGTGGGGCGCCATTGGCGCGACGCACGGTGTTGATCGCCTCGAGGATTTCAGCGTCGGTCAGCGTCTCGGGCGTGCTGGCGCCCTTAGGCAGCATGGGGATCGTCGTCGAGCAGGCCGCCAAGGCAGCCGTCGCGGTCAACAGAATGAAGCCGCGGCGCGTCGTGGTGAGCATCAGGTTTTCCATGATGGGTCAGGCCTGGTCGTAGGCACTGAGCAGATGGGGCAGGCAGGCGAGCTGATGCGTGATGGAGCGTTCTTCGGCCAGCTCCCAACAGGCCGACAAGGCAGCGTGCGCTGCTGCCCAGCCGAGGATGCGCTTGCGCGGATAGTCCAGGCGCTGGGACAGAATGTCGGCTCGCGCGGCAATGCGTCGAGGATCGGTCGCCAGGTGCGCGGCGCCCTTGGGGTTGATGAAGACATTGGCCAGGTCATAGGCCGGATCGCCCAGCACGCCCTTTGGATCAATGGCCAACCAGCCGCGATCGGAACTGAGGATATTGTCGTGATGTACGTCGCCATGCAGCGGAATTTGCGCGCTGGGACGATCAAACAGCTTCAAGGCAATGCCGCAGGCCCGGGCGTAAAGGTCGCGGGCCGTGTGCGGCCAGGCGCGGACGTCGGTATCGAACAGGGTTTGGAAGCGCTGGCGCAGCGGCTGCAGCTCGGGCGGGGTCTCGCTACGCTGGCGGTGCAGGCTGGCAACCACGGTGGCAAGGGCAATGGTGCCTTCGTCGTCCTTGCCCGCGCGAACGGGATCGCCCAGCGTGCCGCCGTCGAGCCATTCCATGAAGATGGTATCGCCATGCATGTCGAAGACCGTGGCGGCACCCTCGCCGCCATACCAGGCGAGCAAGCGGGAGCCTCGTTGTTCCTCGACCTCGTTGGGCTTGAGAATCTTCAGGGCGGCAAAGTTGCGGCCATTCTGCTCGACACGAAACACCCAACTCGTGTGGGTTTCGGCGACAGGCGTCGATTTGGTCAGGGACCAGCGGATCAGGGCGCGGCTGAGCGCGGTTTCTACGGGCGACTGATTCATCATTGCCGGCATTAGAGCAGAAGGCGCGCCCGGTTTCGACGGGGTGGAGGCTGATTGCCGGAAAACTTGATGAAATCGTGGCGGTAACCAAGAGGTAAGGCTGCCGGTTGGCGCAATGGCAACCCTAAGTGGAGGAAGGGCTAGTCCGGCAACCCTCCTTTACCGGTTGCAGGCGCAGGGTTGTGGCACGCGAAAGCAAGTCCAGCAGGGGGAACTTGAAATGACGCATCAACCTTACGAAGACCGGCGCGAATCCACACGGCTGTCGGACATCATTTCGGCCGAGGAATTGCACCCGACCTTTGGCCGGCAGGTGATGAACGGGCTCGGCGGCCTGTTGCTGCTGCTGATTACGGGTGTGGTGATCGTGGCACTGGTCTTGTGGAAGTCGCCATGAGCTTCACCCTCGGGCTTGACCCGAGGGCTCTACACTCGCTGCACGGAAGGTAAGTGCAGTGCCCTTGGGTCAAGCCCGAGGGTGACGCCGGGTGGTCGCGGAGCGACCGATGGCCTAATCCAGCTTGTACGCATCCTTGGCCGCCTGGTAGCTCAGGTGCTTGGCGATATCGCGGGCCGTGGACATGGTGATGCGATTTTCGCCGACCCAGCGGCCGAGCAAGCCGCAGACTTCGCGGCGCCAGACGTCGTGGCGTGCAGGGATAGACAGTAGCGCGCGGGTGTCGTCGTTGAAGCCTGCAAGATTGTAGAAGCCGGCCGACTCCACCACCTGGTCGAGATAGCGGCGGATGCCCTGCGGGCTGTCATGGAACCACCAGGGCGGTCCGATCATCAGGCTGGGCCAATAGCCGGCCATGGGCGCCAGTTCGCGGGCATAGGTGGTCTCATCGAGCCCGAACATGATGAGCCGCAGATTGGGTTCATTGCCGCAGCGCGAGAGCAGGGCCCGCAGGCCATTCACGTAGTCGGTGGTGCCGGGGATATCGGCGCCCAGATCGGTACCGCGCTCGACCATGAGCAGCGGATCGGTATTGCGGCGCGAGCCGGCGTGAAGCTGCATCACCATGCCGTCTTCGACCGAAAGCAGCGCCATCTCCGTCATCATCTGGGCGCGGAACAGCTCGGCATCGGCAGCGTCGTGCCGGCCCGCGAGCACCTTGTCGAGCAAAGCTTGCTTTTCGGGCGCGGAGAGATCGGCGGTGTTCGCCGTGGGGACGCCGTGATCGGTGGCGACGGCACCGAAGCGGCGGAAGTATTCGCGGCGGTTGCGATGAGCATTGATGAGCCCCGACCAGTTGGCGACGTTCTCGCCTGATATCTCGCCGAACTTCTGCAGGTTCTCGACGATGGCGGCGCGGCTCGGATCGGTCACGTCATCGGGGCGATACGTGGTGCGGACACGGCCGATGATGCCCTTGGTTTCCATCGCCTGGTGATGCACCAACGGATCGAGAGCAAATTCGGTGGTGGCGATGACCTCGACGCGGGCGCGATCAAGCAGTGCCATGGGCAGCAGTGCCGGCGTGGCGAGGGCAGCGTCGATGGTGTCATAGATGGCGTCGGCCGTGGCGGGCGACAGCTCCTGTTCGATGCCGAACGCCCATTGGAGCGAATGATCGATCCAGGTCTTGGAGGGCGTACCGGCGAAGAGGTGGTAGTTGGCGGCAAACAGCCGCCAGGCGTCGCGCCCTTTGGCGACCGGCTTGCCATCCTTGCGGGGGACGCCGAGGTCATCATAGCTCAGGCCGCGGCTGCGCAACATACGCAGCACATAGTGATCGGGCGTCAGAAACAGCGCCGCCGGATCGGAAAAGCGCCCGTTATTGGCAAACCATGACGGATCCGTGTGCCCATGCGGGCAGATCAGGGGCAGGTCGCGAACTTCTGGATAAAGCTCGCGCGCGATGGCGCGGGCGGGCTCGGAGGCAGGGAGCAGGCGGTCTGGATGCAAATGGGTCATGGCGTCGTTACTGCCATGGTCCGCGGGGAAGATCAATCATCTTCCATACAAGATCGAGATGCCTTGCATTTTATGTAAATTAACCGCGTTCCGAGGATGGCGTTCGTCCGAGGCGAGCGCGGGATTACCTTCAGCTGGCGGGTGAGAACAGCGCAAACGCGGCTGCCCAAGGGTCCAATTCGGTCAGAGCGACCGGCAGACTGAGGGGTAGACGATGGCGCATATCGACAGCAACGATCCCAGCCTGGCAGCGGCGCGCCGGCAAGCCAGGCATTCGGGCTATGTCCAGCATGCACAGGTCATGCTGATGGCGGCGGGGATTGCCGCATTTGGCATCGTGGCGGTGGCCGCCACTGTGATGACCACCCTGCTCTAGCCAACGCGGAGCCTCTGAGCTCTTGCTTCCGTGCCTTACGGAAACACACTAGTGTGCCGCCGGGGAGAGACCGGCGCCGATGCGAATACTGCTCGTCGAAGACAATGAAGACCTGGGCGAGGCGATCCAGAAGCGGCTGCGCAATTCCGGCCATTCGGTCGAGTGGGTGCGCGATGGCAATGAGGTCGTGCCGGCGGCACAGGGCGACGATTTCGACGCCGTGGCGCTGGACCTGATGCTGCCCAGCCGCGACGGCATCGGGCTGATCGCGGAGTTGCGCAAGGGCAGGTTCAGCGCGCCGATCCTGGTTATTACCGCGCGCTCGGAAATCGACGACAAGGTCAGCCTGCTGGATCTGGGCGCAGACGACTATCTGGTGAAGCCGTTCGACCTGCGGGAGCTCGAGGCGCGGCTGCGCGCGCTGATCCGGCGCACGGGCGGGCAGACGACAAGCACGCTGGGTGTGGGCAACCTAGAAATGGACCTGGCGGGGCTCAATGCCAGCATCGGCGGGCGCGCCCTGGAACTGGGACGGCGCGAGTTCCGGCTGCTGGAAATCCTCGTTACCAATGCCGGCCGCGTGGTGCCCAAGGAGCGGCTGATGAACCAGCTGTTCAATTTCGATGAGGCGGTCTCAGTCAACGCGCTGGAACTGCATATTTCGCGGCTGCGCAAGAAGCTTGAGCCGGCCAATATCGAGATCGGCACGGTGCGCGGCGTCGGCTATGTGGTCCGGGCGCCGCATGGCGGCTAAGTCCTTCTCCATCCGCAATCGCATTGTGGCGCTGGCGCTGGCGCTGCTGCTGGCGGCGGCGGTGGTGCTGATCGTCTTCATTCGTGACTATGCCGAGCGGTCGGCCGACCGGGCGTTCGACCGGCTGCTGGCCGCCTCGGCGCTCACCATTGCCGGTGCGGTGCAGGTGGAGAACGACACCGTCATAGTCGAACTGCCGTTTGCCTCGTTCGGCATGTTTTCGGGGCGTGACCGGGTGTTCTATGCCGTGGAAAGCCCTGGCGGCGGGGCGGTGACGGGGTATGAAGACCTGTCGCGCATGCTGCCGGAGATGACCTCGGCGGGACCTGTTTTCGCCGACACGATCTATCGCGGTGACCTGGTGCGCGTGGCGAGCGTGGGGCGGTTGACGTCATCGGGCGGCGATGCGGACTGGGTAACCATCCATGTCGCCGAAACGCAGAGCGAGCGCGAGGCGCTTGCCGGAGAGATACTTTCAAACGCCATCGTGCCCGTGGTGGCACTGACGCTCCTGGCCGTGGCCCTGGTGTGGTTCGGCATCGGGCGCATGTTCGCCCCGCTTTATCAGTTGGAGCAGGAATTGCGGGGGAGAGCGCCGGACGACCTCAGCCCGGTGGACGTGCCCGTGCCGGTCGAGGTTAGTCACCTGGTGTCCGGGCTCAATGCCTTCATGGCCCGCCTGGGCAGCGCCATGGAGCGGGTGTCGGGGCTCGTTGCGGAAGCCGCGCATGAGGTGCGGACGCCGCTGGCGTCGCTGCGGGCGCAGGCGGAAGTCGCAATAGACGAACAGGATCCGGTGGCGTTGCGGGCGCGCGTGGGCCGCATTCACCAGGGCGCGGTGCAGGCGAGCCAGCTGGTGTCGCAATTGCTGATGGAGGCGACGATTTCCCACCGCCTCGAGAACCAGGAGACCGACACGACGGCGTTCGGCCAGGTGGTGGACGACGTGCGGCAGCGGCTCGACCCGGACCAGGCGGGGCGGCTGGTGGTGGACTTGCCCGAGGTCGTGGCGGGAGCGCAAATTCGCGGCGATCGGGTGGCGCTGCGCGAGATGGTGCGCAATGTGGTGGACAATGCGCTGGTCTATTCGAGCGGACCGGTAGAACTGGGCGGCGCGGTAGGCGACGGCGTGATGCGGTTCGTAGTCAGCGACCACGGGCCCGGCATTTCCGACAGTGAAAAACCGCTGGTGCTGGAACGGTTCAAGCGTGGAGCGGCAAGTGGAGGGTCGGCGGGATCGGGCCTGGGCCTGTCGATCGTCAAGCGGGTTGCAGAGGCGCATCGCGGTTCGCTGCGACTGACGGATCGGGCGGGGGGCGGGCTGGTGGTGGAGATAGAGTTGCCCCTGGTGGGGCGCAATCCCAAGCTCGAGCAGATGCGGCGGGCGCTGGGCTCGCTGTCGGCGCTGGTGCTCTGCCTGCTGCTGCTCAACCCAAGTGATGCGCAGGCCGCTTCCACCCGCTATCCGGCGCGTGATGGCGCCGGTGAGGTGGTGCTGACCATTGTCGGTGTCACCGATACGCCGCTCTTCGCGCAGTTCATCGCCGGCTTCCAGGCGCAGCGGCCGGACGTGACCGTCGTCTATGAGGAAACCGATTCCGTGCCGCTTTACGAGCGCTACCTGAGCGGTGACTTGACGCCCAAGCCGGACCTGCTGGTCAGCTCGGCCTCGGACCTGATGATCAAGCTGGCCAATGACGGCCATGCCATGGCCTATGACAGCCCGTTCCTCGGCGCCCTGCCCCAATGGGCGCATTGGCGGAACGAGGTGTTCGGCTTCACCTTCGAGCCAGCTGTCATCATCTACAATCCGGACCGGATCACTGCCGAGGAGGTGCCACGCACTCACCTGACGCTGGCGGAGATGCTGGAGACGCAGACCGCGCGCTTTCGCGGGACGATCGCCACCTACGACATTGCCCTGTCAGGCGTGGGCTATCTGCTGGCCTCACAGGATCAGGTGATCTCGTCGAACTTCTGGCGGCTGGCCGCGGCGTTCGGGCGGGTGGAGGCGGTGTTTTCCGGTTCGAGCCCGGCAATCCTGAATGGCGTTGCGGATGGCTCGCTGGCGCTGGGCTACAATGTGCTGGGCTCCTATGCCTTTGCGCGTAAGGCCGATGGCGCCAATATTGAGATCGTGGTGCCCGACGACTATGTGCTGGTGCTGACCCGTGCCATGCTGATCCCGCGCGATGCGCCCTCACCCGAACTGGGCAAGGCCTTCGTCGACTTCGCCCTCTCGCCGGCAGGCCAGGCAATTGCGGCCGAGCAGACGGCGCTGGGCTCGGTCGTGCCGGGTGGGAGTGGCGAATGGACGAGCGAGGCTATCGCAGCCCGCGGCCGCGGAGTGATCCAGCCTATTCCGCTGGGTCCGGCCTTGCTGGTGTCTCTGGATCAGCAAAGGCGCCAGCGATTTCTCGACAGCTGGGGCGAGATTGTGTCGCCCAAGCCGTGAGGCACCGGACTCGCCTTCAATCGGCACGACGCCATGCCCAAAATGCATGAGTAAGACTATGGTCCTAGCCAAGCGGCAGGTTTCAGGGGATTTTGCCGGCCGTTTTGCAGCGGCATGCGCAGAGCGCATGGCCGGCTTGACCTTTTGCCCCTAGCAGCGCGAAGTCGACGAGCCCATCTACACACTCATGAAAGCGGCCCGGCAATTCGGTCGGGGCTGATGAGGAAACTGGCTATGAGCACCACCCGCAAGTTCTTTGCGACCCTTGGCACCTTCGTCGAAGTGTTCGGCAGCGCTGCTGCCGTTTCGAACGCGGTCGAGGGTGGTCGTGCCCCCAAGGCCAAGCACCTCAAGTCCCTCGGTATCGACGCCGACGCTTTCCGTTCGATCGGCAAGCTCTAAGTCTCCCTGGCGCGGGGCGCTTTCCCTCCCTGGAGCGACCTGCGCCGAGCGGCTGATCTGACGTGAGAAAGCCCGGATGCCCTTGAATGGGCGTCCGGGCTTTTGCGTTGTCTGGCTACGGGGAGATAGGGGCCGGCCCACCGGCCGTCACCCTCGGGCCCGACCCGAGGGCGTTGCACTTACCCAACGTGCAGCAAGTGAAGAGCCCTCGGGTCAAGCCCGAGGGTGACGATCGGTGGATGGGGCAGGCTTGTCCCCGATCCAAATCAATCCTCGTCGGCGGCCATCTGCTGGAGCACGGCGCCCTTTCCCCGCATGCGCAGGTAGAGGGGGATGAGCAAAGCGGCGGCGGCAATCACGTAAAGC comes from Devosia oryziradicis and encodes:
- the glpK gene encoding glycerol kinase GlpK; amino-acid sequence: MGNYILAIDQGTTSSRAIVFGKDRTIAGVGQKEFTQIFPQDGWVEHDPEEIWESVLWAIKKAIREAKIEAKDVAAIGITNQRETTLIWDRQTGKPIHNAIVWQDRRTAAYCAKLKKAGHEKVITKKTGLLLDPYFSGTKIKWLLDNVKGARKLAAKGQLACGTVDSFLIWRLTGGKVHATDATNAGRTLLFDIGKNQWDAGLLELFDVPAALLPEVKDCADDFGVTEPGLFGAAIPILGVAGDQHAATIGQACFEPGMMKSTYGTGCFALLNTGADMVRSKNRLLTTIAYRLDGKTSYALEGSIFIAGAAVQWIRDGLKLVKQASETGPLARSADPSQNVYMVPAFVGLGAPWWDAEARGAIYGLTRNSGPAEIAKAALEAVCYQTRDLLQAMHRDWKGGGDTVLRVDGGMVASDWTMQFLADVLDAPVDRPVILETTALGAAWLAGAKAGVWPGMEEFAAGWAKDQRFEPQMDAAERKRKIKGWDVAVRRTLLQ
- a CDS encoding CAP domain-containing protein, with translation MLTTTRRGFILLTATAALAACSTTIPMLPKGASTPETLTDAEILEAINTVRRANGAPPWTYNVRLEEAARSQARLMAQKNTMSHDLGVTLRQRVTAAGYLGAVGENVGKGYKDLQGVIGGWMDSSGHRSTLLSHRFVEFGLAAARSSGGKLYWAMIAGGSFEAWQG
- a CDS encoding aminoglycoside phosphotransferase family protein, which translates into the protein MNQSPVETALSRALIRWSLTKSTPVAETHTSWVFRVEQNGRNFAALKILKPNEVEEQRGSRLLAWYGGEGAATVFDMHGDTIFMEWLDGGTLGDPVRAGKDDEGTIALATVVASLHRQRSETPPELQPLRQRFQTLFDTDVRAWPHTARDLYARACGIALKLFDRPSAQIPLHGDVHHDNILSSDRGWLAIDPKGVLGDPAYDLANVFINPKGAAHLATDPRRIAARADILSQRLDYPRKRILGWAAAHAALSACWELAEERSITHQLACLPHLLSAYDQA
- the uxaC gene encoding glucuronate isomerase, which encodes MTHLHPDRLLPASEPARAIARELYPEVRDLPLICPHGHTDPSWFANNGRFSDPAALFLTPDHYVLRMLRSRGLSYDDLGVPRKDGKPVAKGRDAWRLFAANYHLFAGTPSKTWIDHSLQWAFGIEQELSPATADAIYDTIDAALATPALLPMALLDRARVEVIATTEFALDPLVHHQAMETKGIIGRVRTTYRPDDVTDPSRAAIVENLQKFGEISGENVANWSGLINAHRNRREYFRRFGAVATDHGVPTANTADLSAPEKQALLDKVLAGRHDAADAELFRAQMMTEMALLSVEDGMVMQLHAGSRRNTDPLLMVERGTDLGADIPGTTDYVNGLRALLSRCGNEPNLRLIMFGLDETTYARELAPMAGYWPSLMIGPPWWFHDSPQGIRRYLDQVVESAGFYNLAGFNDDTRALLSIPARHDVWRREVCGLLGRWVGENRITMSTARDIAKHLSYQAAKDAYKLD
- a CDS encoding response regulator transcription factor, producing the protein MRILLVEDNEDLGEAIQKRLRNSGHSVEWVRDGNEVVPAAQGDDFDAVALDLMLPSRDGIGLIAELRKGRFSAPILVITARSEIDDKVSLLDLGADDYLVKPFDLRELEARLRALIRRTGGQTTSTLGVGNLEMDLAGLNASIGGRALELGRREFRLLEILVTNAGRVVPKERLMNQLFNFDEAVSVNALELHISRLRKKLEPANIEIGTVRGVGYVVRAPHGG
- a CDS encoding sensor histidine kinase, whose protein sequence is MAAKSFSIRNRIVALALALLLAAAVVLIVFIRDYAERSADRAFDRLLAASALTIAGAVQVENDTVIVELPFASFGMFSGRDRVFYAVESPGGGAVTGYEDLSRMLPEMTSAGPVFADTIYRGDLVRVASVGRLTSSGGDADWVTIHVAETQSEREALAGEILSNAIVPVVALTLLAVALVWFGIGRMFAPLYQLEQELRGRAPDDLSPVDVPVPVEVSHLVSGLNAFMARLGSAMERVSGLVAEAAHEVRTPLASLRAQAEVAIDEQDPVALRARVGRIHQGAVQASQLVSQLLMEATISHRLENQETDTTAFGQVVDDVRQRLDPDQAGRLVVDLPEVVAGAQIRGDRVALREMVRNVVDNALVYSSGPVELGGAVGDGVMRFVVSDHGPGISDSEKPLVLERFKRGAASGGSAGSGLGLSIVKRVAEAHRGSLRLTDRAGGGLVVEIELPLVGRNPKLEQMRRALGSLSALVLCLLLLNPSDAQAASTRYPARDGAGEVVLTIVGVTDTPLFAQFIAGFQAQRPDVTVVYEETDSVPLYERYLSGDLTPKPDLLVSSASDLMIKLANDGHAMAYDSPFLGALPQWAHWRNEVFGFTFEPAVIIYNPDRITAEEVPRTHLTLAEMLETQTARFRGTIATYDIALSGVGYLLASQDQVISSNFWRLAAAFGRVEAVFSGSSPAILNGVADGSLALGYNVLGSYAFARKADGANIEIVVPDDYVLVLTRAMLIPRDAPSPELGKAFVDFALSPAGQAIAAEQTALGSVVPGGSGEWTSEAIAARGRGVIQPIPLGPALLVSLDQQRRQRFLDSWGEIVSPKP